One Kitasatospora sp. NBC_01287 DNA window includes the following coding sequences:
- a CDS encoding DUF397 domain-containing protein, translating to MTPWQKSSFSGSANECIEVRTADGMVEVRESDSAEIIVRTTPRKWARFLLGVQSGEFDSYGDFSA from the coding sequence ATGACCCCTTGGCAGAAATCTTCGTTCAGTGGAAGCGCCAACGAGTGCATCGAGGTGCGCACTGCTGACGGAATGGTCGAGGTTCGCGAATCTGATTCAGCTGAAATCATCGTTCGGACTACCCCGAGGAAGTGGGCACGGTTCCTGCTCGGCGTCCAGAGCGGGGAGTTCGACAGCTACGGAGACTTCTCCGCCTGA
- the hisD gene encoding histidinol dehydrogenase: protein MISRIDLRGSTSDPRDLLPRAEFDVEAALEKVRPICEDVRHRGVAALIEITERFDGVALTSTRVPEAEITAALGTLDPAVRAALEETIRRTRLVHRAQRRTDHTTQVVPGGTVTERWVPVDRVGLYVPGGLAVYPSSVVMSVVPAQEAGVQGIAVTSPPQKAFGGKVHPAVLAACALLGVTEVYAVGGAQAIAMFAYGTAECAPVNLVTGPGNIYVAAAKRLLKGRIGIDAEAGPTEILVLADDSAVPAEVAADLISQAEHDPMAASVLVTDSLALADAVDAELARQVVSTKHRERVTEALSGKQSGTVLVDDLEQGLAVANAYAAEHLEIHTRDAAAVAARVRNAGAIFVGRYAPVSLGDYAAGSNHVLPTAGCACHSSGLSVQSFLRGIHVIDYSREALADAAAYVVNLANAEDLPGHGDAVRARFAEGELEQRTDWTVPTT from the coding sequence GTGATCTCTCGAATCGACCTGCGCGGCTCCACCTCGGACCCCCGCGACCTGCTGCCCCGTGCCGAGTTCGACGTGGAAGCCGCCCTGGAGAAGGTGCGGCCGATCTGCGAGGACGTACGCCATCGCGGGGTCGCGGCGCTGATCGAGATCACCGAGCGCTTCGACGGCGTCGCGCTGACCTCCACCCGGGTGCCCGAGGCGGAGATCACCGCCGCGCTCGGGACGCTGGACCCGGCGGTCCGCGCCGCGCTGGAGGAGACGATCCGCCGGACCCGCCTGGTCCACCGCGCGCAGCGCCGCACCGACCACACCACCCAGGTGGTGCCGGGCGGCACGGTGACCGAGCGCTGGGTGCCGGTGGACCGGGTCGGCCTCTACGTGCCGGGCGGTCTGGCGGTCTACCCGTCCTCCGTTGTGATGAGTGTGGTGCCGGCCCAGGAGGCCGGCGTCCAGGGCATCGCCGTCACCTCCCCGCCGCAGAAGGCCTTCGGCGGCAAGGTGCACCCGGCCGTGCTGGCGGCCTGCGCGCTGCTCGGCGTCACCGAGGTGTACGCGGTCGGCGGCGCCCAGGCCATCGCGATGTTCGCCTACGGCACCGCGGAGTGCGCGCCGGTCAACCTGGTCACCGGGCCGGGCAACATCTACGTGGCCGCCGCCAAGCGCCTGCTCAAGGGCCGGATCGGCATCGACGCCGAGGCCGGCCCGACCGAGATCCTGGTGCTGGCCGACGACAGCGCCGTGCCGGCCGAGGTGGCCGCCGACCTGATCAGCCAGGCCGAGCACGACCCGATGGCCGCCTCGGTGCTGGTCACCGACTCCCTCGCGCTGGCCGACGCGGTCGACGCCGAGCTGGCGCGGCAGGTGGTGAGCACCAAGCACCGCGAGCGGGTCACCGAGGCGCTCTCCGGCAAGCAGTCCGGCACCGTGCTGGTGGACGACCTGGAGCAGGGCCTGGCCGTGGCCAACGCCTACGCCGCCGAGCACCTGGAGATCCACACCCGGGACGCTGCCGCCGTCGCCGCTCGGGTGCGCAACGCGGGCGCGATCTTCGTGGGCCGCTACGCCCCGGTCTCGCTGGGCGACTACGCGGCGGGCTCCAACCACGTGCTGCCGACCGCCGGCTGCGCCTGCCACTCCTCGGGCCTGTCCGTGCAGTCCTTCCTGCGCGGCATCCACGTGATCGACTACAGCCGCGAGGCGCTGGCGGACGCCGCCGCGTACGTGGTGAACCTCGCCAACGCCGAGGACCTGCCCGGTCACGGCGACGCCGTCCGGGCACGTTTTGCCGAAGGCGAACTGGAGCAGCGCACCGACTGGACGGTTCCCACCACGTGA
- a CDS encoding oxidoreductase: MGTIRSTRASARPRRAPGGAGGPGGAGEAPARWSPVEQRLWEDFRRGEVCDLSAGNPAADDPAGPAAWGPERTVRAEALSLLLLAGPAAVPGTVRGLKLTGALITGRLDLAGGRITDFVELRACRFDTGVLLSEAQVGTLRLDGCWLPRLDASRLTTAGDLVLARCTVPFGVRLTDAQIGTDLIVNYLVAGCDQYKHAFSADGLTVSQDFEADRLTTYGDLSLRTAKVGGRLSLRGAELHARPGQGNCLNAARVNVGSTFYLSGWSPAPLLRPHPSAHPPALRGVTYSLPSRDPGPFYRTPQSGETASHDPQSYDPQSHDRRLPEQRAGEEAAGPLGEAADPLGGDPSSMYGQGFGEAAPLGSRTMPFRAYGGVRLEDARFEAACLIANAEFHLAPDQELSLRRIQTPELRFTCPTPPTGTVALSRARIGNLVDTPGAWPANHRVRLTGFAYDYLRPAEGTPFTIEQRIAWLDHALDTYHPEPYEQLAAALRRDGLDEDAREVQYAKQRRRRQTLPLPGRIWCRFQDVTVGYGYRPGRAALWLVAAWALGTLWFTGHQPPPEKLDEHPHWNAALYSASLVLPIVNLGQDGWAPTGVGQWLSAGLVMTGWLLATTAVTGATRILQRG, encoded by the coding sequence GTGGGGACGATCAGGAGCACGCGAGCGTCGGCACGGCCGCGCCGGGCACCGGGCGGAGCGGGCGGGCCGGGCGGAGCAGGCGAGGCGCCGGCGCGGTGGAGCCCGGTCGAGCAGCGGCTCTGGGAGGACTTCCGGCGCGGCGAGGTCTGCGACCTGTCGGCCGGCAACCCGGCCGCCGACGATCCGGCCGGCCCGGCCGCCTGGGGCCCGGAGCGGACCGTGCGGGCCGAGGCGCTCTCGCTGCTGCTGCTGGCCGGGCCCGCCGCCGTCCCCGGTACTGTGCGCGGCCTCAAGTTGACCGGCGCGCTGATCACCGGGCGCCTGGACCTCGCGGGCGGCCGGATCACCGACTTCGTCGAGCTGCGCGCCTGCCGCTTCGACACCGGTGTGCTGCTCTCAGAGGCCCAGGTCGGCACCCTGCGCCTCGACGGCTGCTGGCTGCCCCGGCTGGACGCCTCCCGGCTGACCACCGCGGGCGACCTGGTGCTGGCGCGCTGCACGGTGCCGTTCGGGGTGCGGCTGACCGACGCGCAGATCGGCACCGACCTGATCGTCAACTACCTGGTGGCGGGCTGCGACCAGTACAAGCACGCGTTCTCGGCGGACGGCCTGACGGTCAGCCAGGACTTCGAGGCCGACCGGCTGACCACCTACGGCGACCTGAGCCTGCGCACCGCCAAGGTCGGCGGCCGGCTCTCGCTGCGCGGCGCCGAGCTGCACGCCCGCCCCGGCCAGGGCAACTGCCTCAACGCCGCCCGGGTGAACGTCGGCAGCACCTTCTACCTGAGCGGCTGGTCACCGGCCCCGCTGCTGCGCCCGCACCCCAGCGCCCACCCGCCAGCGCTGCGGGGCGTCACCTACAGCCTGCCCAGCCGCGACCCGGGGCCGTTCTACCGCACCCCGCAGAGCGGCGAGACGGCGAGCCACGACCCGCAGAGTTACGACCCGCAGAGCCACGACCGGAGGCTCCCCGAGCAGCGGGCCGGTGAGGAGGCGGCCGGGCCGCTCGGCGAAGCGGCCGACCCGCTCGGCGGCGACCCCAGCAGCATGTACGGCCAGGGCTTCGGCGAGGCCGCCCCGCTGGGCAGCCGGACCATGCCGTTCCGCGCCTACGGCGGGGTCCGCCTGGAGGACGCCCGCTTCGAGGCCGCCTGCCTGATCGCCAACGCCGAGTTCCACCTGGCCCCCGACCAGGAGCTCTCGCTGCGCCGGATCCAGACCCCCGAGCTGCGCTTCACCTGCCCGACCCCGCCCACCGGCACGGTCGCCCTCTCCCGCGCCCGGATCGGCAACCTGGTCGACACCCCGGGCGCCTGGCCCGCCAACCACCGGGTGCGGCTGACCGGCTTCGCCTACGACTACCTGCGCCCGGCGGAGGGCACCCCGTTCACCATCGAGCAGCGGATCGCCTGGCTGGACCACGCCCTGGACACCTACCACCCCGAGCCCTACGAGCAACTCGCCGCCGCCCTGCGCCGCGACGGCCTGGACGAGGACGCCCGCGAGGTCCAGTACGCCAAGCAGCGCCGCCGCCGCCAGACCCTGCCGCTGCCCGGCCGGATCTGGTGCCGCTTCCAGGACGTCACCGTCGGCTACGGCTACCGCCCCGGCCGCGCCGCCCTCTGGCTGGTGGCCGCCTGGGCACTCGGCACCCTCTGGTTCACCGGCCACCAGCCCCCGCCCGAGAAGCTGGATGAGCACCCGCACTGGAACGCCGCCCTCTACTCGGCCAGCCTGGTGCTGCCGATCGTCAACCTCGGCCAGGACGGCTGGGCCCCCACCGGCGTCGGCCAGTGGCTCAGCGCGGGCCTGGTGATGACCGGCTGGCTGCTCGCCACCACGGCGGTCACGGGCGCGACCCGGATCCTGCAGCGGGGGTGA
- a CDS encoding helix-turn-helix domain-containing protein — MGTPLGDFIRAKRDSIQPGSLGLPDHGRRRSPGLRRSDLAARAGVSVEYLTRIEQGRDRNPSVPIMNALADALSLDPSERDHPRYLAKISGGECSAHTRPAPARRDVRPAVLETLRLLEPGVAMVTNRLGDVLARTSGFEAVTSGTGLLDSDVPNLTRYVFTDPRAREYFADWADVADEQAFDLWLGPSVENSEWLTTELALAAGADFARRLNRHVVPRRGVLRLNHPAGLEVRLLRETLELSSDAQQLVVFLPADEQTAQAVEQLRGRLRSRPHGHLRAIS, encoded by the coding sequence ATGGGGACGCCGTTGGGGGACTTCATCCGGGCCAAGCGCGACAGCATCCAGCCGGGATCGCTGGGGTTGCCGGATCACGGCCGCCGCCGTTCACCGGGGCTGCGGCGCTCGGACCTCGCCGCCCGGGCCGGCGTCAGCGTCGAGTACCTGACCCGCATCGAACAGGGCCGTGACCGCAATCCCTCGGTACCGATCATGAACGCGCTCGCCGACGCCCTCAGCCTCGACCCCTCGGAGCGCGACCACCCGCGCTACCTCGCGAAAATCAGCGGCGGTGAGTGCTCCGCCCACACCCGGCCCGCACCAGCCCGCCGGGACGTGCGGCCCGCCGTCCTGGAGACGCTGCGCCTGCTGGAACCGGGCGTCGCCATGGTGACCAACCGGCTGGGCGACGTGCTCGCCCGCACCAGTGGCTTCGAGGCGGTGACGAGCGGAACCGGGTTGCTCGACTCCGACGTCCCGAACCTCACCCGCTACGTCTTCACCGACCCGCGCGCCCGGGAGTACTTCGCCGACTGGGCGGACGTCGCGGACGAGCAGGCCTTCGACCTGTGGCTCGGACCGTCCGTCGAGAACTCCGAGTGGCTCACCACTGAACTCGCACTCGCCGCCGGCGCCGACTTCGCGCGCCGCCTGAACCGCCACGTGGTTCCGCGGCGTGGCGTCCTGCGACTCAACCACCCGGCAGGGCTGGAGGTCCGGCTGCTCCGCGAGACGCTCGAACTCTCCTCGGACGCCCAGCAACTGGTCGTCTTCCTCCCGGCGGACGAACAGACGGCTCAGGCCGTCGAGCAACTCCGAGGCCGACTCCGCAGCCGGCCCCACGGCCACCTCCGGGCGATCTCGTAA
- a CDS encoding NADPH-dependent FMN reductase: MENKHKLLIIVGSVREGRFGPVVASWVAEQAGIHGGFEVDTVDLADIEIPLELPAASPKYAGADYPRPAGMAALTSALEGADAFIVVTPEYNHSYPASLKAAIDWHFTQWTAKPVAFVSYGGAAGGRHAALHLENVLTELHAVTIRDGLAFANYFTAWQDGRPLDPAAPGYAKTVLDQLTWWAGALRSARKAALYPA; encoded by the coding sequence ATGGAGAACAAGCACAAGCTGCTGATCATCGTCGGAAGCGTCCGGGAAGGACGGTTCGGCCCGGTGGTGGCCTCATGGGTCGCCGAACAGGCGGGCATCCACGGCGGCTTCGAGGTGGACACCGTCGACCTGGCCGACATCGAGATCCCGCTGGAGCTGCCCGCGGCATCGCCGAAGTACGCCGGCGCCGACTACCCGCGCCCGGCCGGGATGGCGGCGCTGACCTCGGCGCTGGAGGGCGCCGACGCGTTCATCGTGGTGACGCCCGAGTACAACCACAGCTATCCCGCGTCGTTGAAGGCGGCCATCGACTGGCACTTCACCCAGTGGACGGCCAAGCCCGTCGCCTTCGTCAGCTACGGCGGCGCGGCGGGCGGGCGGCACGCGGCGCTGCACCTGGAGAACGTGCTGACCGAGCTGCACGCGGTGACGATTCGCGACGGTCTCGCCTTCGCGAACTACTTCACGGCCTGGCAGGACGGCCGTCCGCTCGACCCCGCGGCTCCCGGGTACGCCAAGACGGTGCTCGACCAACTGACCTGGTGGGCGGGCGCCCTCCGGTCGGCGCGCAAGGCCGCCCTCTACCCGGCCTGA
- a CDS encoding methyltransferase domain-containing protein — MTEQEPTPQRLLQARVDLVSEIDRGSSALSSRVAEAFLNTPRHPFVPVFYRRAGSTHVPWRITDGAADEWLRHVYSDRALVTEVDGVLAGDAPSAGQAGPATSSSTMPRLMADMLDALDVQLGDRVLEIGTGSGYNAALLCHLAGAENVITLDHTEPLVVSARRRLRESGLEPTVLRGDGAAGQAGGAPFDRIIATCSVRRIPQAWLDQCRPGGVIVVPIKGTLDGGAVACLTKLGGGQAAGHFLHTPAAFMPLKSGPEEAFPVPGRIDGPQRATRISGRVLDDYRFSFWVHLHLPPTVVRQGGQVDGEHSITLHDPVDGSAALIHDRADGQVMVTITGPRDLWQLVEAAHEQWRGHHRPRREWLTMNVDGGGQSVSYRAADGIVSRWAL; from the coding sequence ATGACCGAGCAAGAACCCACCCCGCAGCGCCTCCTGCAAGCGCGGGTCGATCTCGTGTCCGAGATCGATCGCGGGAGTTCGGCGTTGTCCTCCCGGGTGGCCGAGGCGTTCCTCAACACGCCCAGGCATCCGTTCGTTCCTGTCTTCTACCGTCGCGCGGGCTCCACTCACGTTCCCTGGCGGATCACGGACGGCGCCGCCGACGAATGGCTTCGGCACGTCTACTCCGACCGCGCGCTGGTCACCGAGGTCGACGGCGTTCTCGCCGGGGACGCTCCCAGCGCCGGCCAAGCCGGGCCTGCGACGTCATCCTCGACCATGCCGCGCCTCATGGCCGACATGCTCGACGCGCTCGATGTGCAACTGGGTGACCGGGTGCTGGAGATCGGCACCGGCAGCGGCTACAACGCGGCTCTGCTCTGTCACCTCGCGGGCGCCGAGAACGTGATCACGCTCGATCACACCGAGCCCCTGGTGGTGTCGGCCCGGCGCCGACTGCGGGAGAGCGGTCTCGAACCGACCGTGCTCCGTGGTGACGGTGCTGCGGGCCAGGCGGGCGGGGCGCCTTTCGACCGGATCATCGCGACGTGCTCGGTGCGTCGCATCCCTCAGGCGTGGCTCGACCAGTGCAGGCCCGGCGGTGTCATCGTGGTTCCCATCAAAGGGACGTTGGACGGCGGCGCGGTCGCGTGCCTGACCAAGCTGGGCGGTGGGCAGGCGGCAGGCCACTTCCTGCACACCCCGGCAGCGTTCATGCCGTTGAAGTCCGGTCCTGAGGAGGCGTTCCCGGTGCCCGGCCGGATCGACGGTCCGCAGCGCGCGACCCGGATCAGCGGCCGGGTGCTGGACGACTACCGATTCTCGTTCTGGGTCCATCTGCACCTGCCGCCGACCGTGGTCCGGCAGGGCGGGCAGGTCGACGGAGAACACTCCATCACGCTCCACGATCCCGTGGACGGATCAGCAGCCTTGATCCACGACCGAGCGGACGGTCAGGTCATGGTGACGATCACCGGCCCCCGTGATCTCTGGCAACTCGTCGAGGCCGCGCACGAGCAGTGGCGCGGGCACCACCGACCGCGCCGTGAGTGGCTCACCATGAACGTCGACGGCGGCGGACAGAGTGTCAGCTACCGCGCTGCCGACGGCATCGTGAGCCGCTGGGCACTCTGA
- a CDS encoding hydrolase, with protein sequence MFNALTRVTSVAGATDGVVPDTARRRAPRRLLLTTALLATAAAVGAVVPAGPAMAADPGQRARVVLPAPSGPHQVGTVSLHLVDNSRPDPWVPAQPARELMVSLRYPAAFPAKDAARYPLAPQLAPGVAAAFPDQYLNTNGEPLDQVDWAATLTHAHQGAPVDRSGGRLPVVLYSPGAGDPGSLNSTLADDLASRGYLVVTVDHTYEAPAVEFPGTPPRVVTGVLGQQFGAVQDDPAEVTALIQKVMSTRVADTRFVLDQVDALAAGRDPDADGQRLPRGLAGSPDPDRIGMFGQSGGGFTATQAMHDDPRIKAAADLDGVLGLVQNDTDPIDPSTTSTAAADGVDRPMLLMGSQGDDHNTDPSWAALWQHSTGWHRDVTLTGSTETTFTDKETMLPQIARQLKLPSSTLDLGKEIGTIPPERAVAEQRAYLGSFFDRWLRGHNDHLLDGPSAAYPDAQLVP encoded by the coding sequence ATGTTCAACGCGCTCACCAGGGTCACCAGCGTTGCCGGCGCTACCGATGGCGTCGTCCCTGACACCGCGCGGCGGCGGGCGCCGCGCCGGCTGCTGCTCACCACGGCGCTGCTGGCCACGGCGGCCGCGGTGGGCGCGGTCGTCCCGGCGGGCCCCGCCATGGCGGCCGATCCCGGGCAGCGTGCGCGGGTGGTGCTGCCCGCACCCAGCGGGCCGCACCAGGTCGGCACCGTCTCGCTCCACCTGGTGGACAACTCGCGCCCGGACCCCTGGGTCCCCGCGCAGCCGGCCCGCGAACTGATGGTCAGCCTGCGCTACCCCGCCGCCTTCCCCGCCAAGGACGCCGCGCGCTACCCGCTCGCCCCGCAGTTGGCGCCCGGTGTGGCCGCCGCCTTCCCCGACCAGTACCTGAACACCAACGGGGAGCCGCTCGACCAGGTCGACTGGGCGGCCACCCTGACCCACGCCCACCAGGGCGCCCCGGTGGACCGGAGCGGGGGCCGGCTCCCGGTGGTGCTCTACTCGCCCGGCGCCGGCGACCCCGGCTCGCTGAACAGCACCCTGGCGGACGACCTGGCCTCGCGCGGCTACCTCGTGGTGACCGTCGACCACACCTACGAGGCCCCGGCGGTGGAGTTCCCCGGCACCCCGCCGCGGGTGGTGACCGGCGTGCTCGGCCAGCAGTTCGGCGCGGTCCAGGACGACCCGGCCGAGGTCACCGCCCTGATACAGAAGGTGATGTCGACCCGGGTGGCCGACACCCGCTTCGTGCTGGACCAGGTGGACGCCCTGGCGGCCGGTCGCGATCCGGACGCCGACGGGCAGCGACTGCCCCGCGGGCTGGCCGGCTCCCCGGATCCGGACCGGATCGGCATGTTCGGCCAGTCCGGCGGCGGCTTCACCGCCACCCAGGCCATGCACGACGATCCGCGGATCAAGGCCGCCGCCGACCTCGACGGCGTGCTCGGTCTCGTCCAGAACGACACCGACCCCATCGACCCCTCCACCACCTCGACCGCCGCCGCCGACGGGGTCGACCGCCCGATGCTGCTGATGGGCAGTCAGGGCGATGACCACAACACCGACCCCTCCTGGGCTGCCCTGTGGCAGCACAGCACCGGCTGGCACCGCGATGTGACGCTGACGGGTTCGACCGAGACGACGTTCACGGACAAGGAGACGATGCTGCCGCAGATCGCCCGCCAGTTGAAGCTGCCGTCGAGCACCCTCGACCTCGGCAAGGAGATCGGCACCATCCCGCCCGAGCGCGCCGTCGCCGAACAGCGCGCCTATCTCGGCTCCTTCTTCGACCGCTGGCTGCGCGGCCACAACGACCACCTGCTCGACGGCCCCAGCGCCGCCTACCCCGACGCGCAGCTCGTGCCGTAG
- the tgmB gene encoding ATP-grasp ribosomal peptide maturase — translation MPVSGSVLVITGSFDPTADLVIEELARRAVPVFRADMAWFPSSLTLAASLEGLGWRGTLATDQRSLDLSNVRSVYYRRPTAPEFPDDMPPEARAVAMAEARRGFGGLLAALPCPWLPPPGRAADAEYKPLQLRVAAEVGLHVPRTLITNDPAAASRFADRLGSPVVYKPFSPIRGTLDGRSVAVYANVLRPDDLPHPDIATTAHLFQEWIPKVHEVRLTVVGDRLFAAEIHAGSAAGHVDWRSDYESLTYRMCDPPAAVGTSVRRLLARLGLNFGAFDFIVSPSGEWWFLEVNPNGQWGFIEQATGLPITAAICDYLEGNRR, via the coding sequence ATGCCGGTTTCCGGCTCTGTCCTCGTGATCACGGGATCGTTCGACCCTACGGCCGATCTTGTGATCGAGGAACTGGCCCGGCGTGCCGTGCCCGTGTTCCGCGCCGATATGGCGTGGTTCCCCTCAAGTCTGACCCTTGCGGCCAGTCTTGAGGGGCTTGGCTGGCGCGGCACGCTGGCGACTGACCAGCGGTCCCTCGACCTGTCGAACGTCCGCTCGGTCTACTACCGTCGTCCGACGGCGCCCGAGTTCCCCGACGACATGCCACCCGAGGCCCGAGCGGTTGCCATGGCAGAAGCTCGACGGGGATTCGGGGGCCTGCTCGCCGCCCTACCGTGCCCATGGCTCCCGCCCCCTGGCCGGGCAGCCGACGCGGAGTACAAGCCGCTGCAACTACGCGTGGCGGCCGAGGTCGGCCTCCATGTTCCTCGAACGCTGATCACCAACGATCCTGCCGCAGCAAGTAGGTTCGCCGACCGGCTCGGATCGCCGGTGGTCTACAAGCCGTTCTCTCCGATCCGGGGCACGCTCGACGGGCGGTCGGTTGCCGTCTATGCAAACGTCCTGCGGCCTGATGACCTGCCGCACCCGGATATCGCCACCACTGCTCACCTGTTCCAAGAGTGGATACCGAAGGTTCATGAGGTCCGGTTGACCGTGGTCGGTGATCGGCTGTTCGCTGCTGAGATCCATGCTGGATCAGCGGCAGGTCACGTCGATTGGCGAAGCGATTACGAGAGCCTCACCTACAGGATGTGCGATCCGCCGGCCGCCGTCGGTACAAGTGTCCGCCGGCTCCTCGCTCGACTCGGCCTCAACTTCGGTGCATTCGACTTCATCGTGAGCCCGTCCGGCGAGTGGTGGTTCCTGGAGGTCAACCCGAACGGGCAATGGGGCTTCATCGAGCAGGCGACGGGTCTGCCCATCACGGCTGCCATCTGCGACTACCTGGAAGGGAACAGGCGATGA
- a CDS encoding LON peptidase substrate-binding domain-containing protein: protein MTERLPIFPLNAVLYPGLVLPLHVFEERYRRLVADLLAGPEDQPRRFGVLAIKDGREVAPVTESDEVPGPLAGLGTASGDPLEALHHIGCVADVASVTPQADGRYELLVTGTTRFRLREVETGGPYLVGACELIEEEPGSGAGALAGGVERAFRAYQKRLAGARQASLTGEQELPDDPQVLSYLVAAAAVLDVPVKQRLLACPDTATRLSTELELLRRETALLAWLPSVPAVELTRQAFSPN from the coding sequence GTGACAGAACGGCTGCCGATCTTCCCGCTGAATGCCGTGCTCTACCCCGGGCTGGTGCTGCCCCTCCATGTGTTCGAGGAGCGCTACCGCCGGCTGGTGGCCGATTTGCTGGCCGGCCCCGAGGACCAGCCGCGGCGGTTCGGGGTGCTGGCCATCAAGGACGGGCGCGAGGTGGCGCCGGTGACGGAGAGCGACGAGGTGCCCGGGCCGCTGGCCGGGCTGGGCACGGCGAGCGGCGATCCGCTGGAGGCGCTGCACCACATCGGCTGCGTGGCCGACGTGGCCTCGGTGACGCCGCAGGCGGACGGGCGCTACGAACTGCTGGTCACCGGGACCACCCGGTTCCGGCTGCGCGAGGTGGAGACCGGCGGGCCCTACCTGGTCGGCGCGTGCGAGCTGATCGAGGAGGAGCCGGGCAGCGGCGCCGGCGCGCTGGCCGGCGGCGTGGAGCGCGCGTTCCGGGCGTACCAGAAGCGGTTGGCCGGGGCCCGGCAGGCGAGCCTGACGGGCGAGCAGGAGCTGCCCGACGACCCGCAGGTGCTCTCCTACCTGGTGGCGGCCGCCGCGGTGCTGGACGTCCCGGTCAAGCAGCGGCTGCTGGCCTGCCCGGACACGGCGACCCGGCTGAGCACCGAGCTGGAGCTGCTGCGCCGGGAGACCGCGCTGCTCGCCTGGCTGCCCTCGGTGCCCGCGGTGGAGCTGACCCGGCAGGCGTTCAGCCCGAACTGA
- a CDS encoding helix-turn-helix transcriptional regulator, which yields MPPRLSPTVRQQRMGIELRKMREYAGMTPQAMAAALGTDTPKISQMESGKAGVSPERIRSWAIASKCTDDGLIGALVAMTQDRGKRWFDEYRGRLPTGFLDIAEMEYYSDDEKGLITWATTYIPGLAQTGAYAGAVFARIRPPLPRHEVDARTAFRVQRQRVVLDGKPYTAYIHEAALRMQFGGPAVLRDQLKSLLEDSERPSVAVRAIPFDVDTFPGAGENLTLAAGVVQELDTVQIDLTQGPQFIHAEADLRTYRSMVAEIEGTALSPATSRDFIHKIMQDLKG from the coding sequence ATGCCACCACGCCTGTCACCGACTGTCCGTCAGCAGCGCATGGGCATTGAGCTGCGCAAGATGCGTGAATATGCGGGAATGACCCCGCAGGCCATGGCTGCGGCTCTCGGCACCGATACCCCAAAGATCAGCCAGATGGAGTCCGGTAAGGCTGGAGTCAGTCCGGAACGGATCCGGTCTTGGGCTATTGCGAGTAAGTGCACTGATGACGGGCTGATCGGTGCACTCGTGGCGATGACGCAAGACCGAGGGAAACGGTGGTTCGACGAGTATCGTGGCCGCCTCCCGACCGGATTTCTCGACATCGCCGAGATGGAGTACTACTCCGATGACGAGAAAGGCCTGATCACTTGGGCGACGACGTATATTCCGGGACTCGCACAGACAGGTGCGTACGCCGGCGCGGTCTTCGCACGTATCAGGCCTCCGCTCCCCAGGCATGAGGTGGATGCGCGCACCGCGTTCCGAGTGCAGCGCCAACGCGTCGTGCTCGACGGAAAACCATACACGGCATACATTCATGAGGCAGCCCTGCGCATGCAGTTCGGCGGCCCTGCTGTGCTGCGTGACCAGCTGAAGAGCCTCCTGGAGGATTCGGAGCGCCCCAGTGTCGCAGTCCGCGCCATCCCGTTCGATGTTGATACCTTCCCAGGTGCCGGAGAGAACCTGACCTTGGCGGCGGGTGTGGTCCAAGAACTCGACACGGTGCAGATCGATCTGACTCAGGGGCCGCAATTCATCCATGCCGAGGCGGATCTGCGGACGTATCGAAGCATGGTTGCGGAGATTGAGGGAACGGCCCTCTCGCCCGCTACTTCCCGTGACTTTATCCATAAGATCATGCAAGACCTGAAAGGCTGA